CGACAGGGACTCATTCTTCACCAGAGCCTTCTGTTTGTGAACGTCcctgcacacagacaacacGGTTAGCATACCTGTGTATCGGTGGATATTAACATACATCATAACGTGAGTACTGTGCCTTTAATAAGTGTTTTCAGTCTGCACAGACTGGAAACAATCAGAATAAATGTCTCAGCACTGACCAGACGGACAGCGTGGCTCCGGCCGTCAGCACCATGACGAAGTGGGCGGAGCAGTGCAGGGCGGACACGGGCGTGGCCAGCTGGATGGCGGGGAGGAGCCGCCGACCACAGGAGGAGAACACAGACATCATCCTGTCCTCACAGGCCACGGCGATGATGTCActgagaaacaggaagtggaggaacACTGATTTAAAACGCCGCATATTTAATACATTCATACATTTGTTGTTAACGGGAGGAGAATGTGTGAAACCTGCTCCCTGCAGCGGCGACCACTGAGCTGGGCAGCAGCGTGTTCCAGTCCCGTCCGTCTCTGGAGCACCGCAGCTGGCTAAGCTTCGAACCAGCGACCATGGACACCTCGTTCTCCACCTCCAGGAACACGGACGGCTCCATGCTCACCTACATCCAGGTCAAGACATCgtgttcagtcacacacacagctcacagcagGAGGCGGTCGGAGTCGGTGAGAAGCTGAATACAAGTGGGAAGAAGGACTGAAGGGTTGAAATCACAGTGACAGTGTGTTACCTGCAGGCTGAAGGCCTTCTGTGTGCTCGGTGTCGGCAGCTTGAGAACAGCCACgggtgctggaggagctgccACCCTGCTGGGCTCCCGCTCCGCCGGCGGAGTTATCTGCCATGAGGAAGAAGGACAAACATCGGGTCATCTGTCTGTGGTTACTTCAGGGACGTCTGCAGacgtctctgctctgctctacCTGAGTGAAGGGCTGAGGGATCGTTGCGGCCATCTTGTCTTTCCTCGGCCgtcccttcttcctcttctccaccacctctcctctgtccatcaGCAGCTCGGGTTTCCTTTTGCTGAAGGCCAGGTTTTTGTTGATGGAGGCCATTTTGTCCTCGCTGTCGCTGCTGGTCTCCTCTTTGGTTTTTATATCTTTCAGTGTGGAGATGGGCTCTTTTGGCCTGCTGGATGAGCAGTGGACATGTGTCAGTTGGTTTGATCCCATTTTAACGTCGCTACTTGTACCGAGTTAGTCACCTGTCGAGAGGCGTGAGTCCAGCTGTGGAGGAGATGGCGGCTGTGACCCCCGGCGTGGcctttgacctctctgtgaACCTGGAGTCTAAGGCTTTCATCGGCTCAATCTTGGAGGCGGAAGTCAGAAGCAGACTGGACTTCACACTGGAACAGACAATAAAGAGACGTGAAGGAAGGGTGATGGGAAATTTAAACCTTCATCCTGCTCCACCCCTAACCCACCCTCCACCTGGTGAGGGTGAGCGAGGAGTAAAACATAAGACTTGGAAGTAAACAACACCACAGGGGGGAGTGTTACCCGTCGTTGTTGTCCTCCAGTCCCTTGGCGGCGCTGTTAGATGGAGGGGAAGTGAGCATGGGTTCGTGACTGGGCCGGAGCCCCAGGGAAGAGGCCTGTCCGGGGTTGGAGTCGGAGCTGAGCTGGGGGGTGAGCTGGTTGGACATGGAGGAGCCCGAGGGAAGGATGGGAGCACTGTTGAACAGAGCCGGCGAGAAATCCCTGCGGAGAGACGAGGACTGTGACCTGCTGCGTGACCCCAGAGCTCTATCAATTATTATTCTATCAAATGCtcctttttaaataaacaagaatccagcagccatcttggaaacCTCGTACCCCGTGTCCAGCTGAGCGATGCAGAGCGGCGTGATTCGTCTTCTACCGTCTGCTGTTCTCGTCTCCACCTGCTTCTTCAACAGGTTCTACAGGACAAAGACAACGAGCACTGGTTTTAGATATTTAATATaaattctctttgttttttttccactaaattttaaaataaatcagtttCTACATCAATCTCATCACATTCACCTTCCTGATGTCCTCCAGAGACTCGCCGTTCATCACGCTGTTGAGTTTGGGGGCTGAGGACTCAGGCCCAGCGTTGCCTTGTCCAGCGTTGGCCTGCGCCGTGTTCTGTCGCTCCTGCTGGTATTTCAGCATCTCTGGGTTCTCGAtgatggtggtggagagctgtgCCTCGGTGCTGGTTATAGCCAGACTCTTACCGTAGATGTTCTGGTGGATGCTGTTCTGTACGACGCAGAGAAGACGGAGAGCACGTTGAGTTCTGAAGGTTCTTCGGAGAACCGTCCACAGGGCTCAGACAGAAACGCTCGGCGGTCttaccttctcctcctcacttaGTGGGTCTCCCAGCTCGTCCAGGGAAAAGTCCAGATAGGCCACAGTGCCGTCCATCGAACACACCAACATCCCCAGACCTGTCAGcgtcctgacacacacacacacacactcagatatcCATGCCACTACGAGGAGTGCCTTTTAGAGCAGATGTCAGACAGGAGGCAGTGATGATCACTCACCAGGAAATATCCATGATGGATTTATCAAAGAGATCATGGAtcaccaccagagggcgctTCAGCGAAGTGAGCTGAAAAGCAGACACAAATTTTCTGTCATTAAAAGTTTTTCTTCTACTGAGGACTGACCATGAGCAGTTTCCAGACACTTTGAAACAAACACTGACCCAGACGGAGAGCGAGCGGTCCTTGCTGCCGACGGCGCAGCAGCAGTACGGACAGCTGGGTTTGGGAGAGCTGCcgttcttctgcttcttcttgaAGATCTTTGGGTTGAACTTCTACAGAGAGGGAAACAACACCttcgtttgtttttgtttttgtgtgtggaaTTCATTTAAAGGCTGAATGTGCTGCTAAGCCTTCCTTACCACCACAGTGACGGCTTTACGGTGGCCCACGAAGTCCATGTTGGTCTTCCAGCCATCTCTCTCCACGATCTGAGCGGTGGGACCGGAGTTGTTCATGGCATGAGCCGAAACGAGATACTGACCGTCCGGAGACCAGGACAGGCGCAGGACGTGGGTCGTCCCGCCgcactgggagagagagagagagagagaaagaagatcGTTCAAACCTCGGTCCTGAAAACAAGCTGAACACAGCAGAGTGACAGCGAGTGCTTCCGTACCTCGCTGAAAGGTTTGGTGATGTTGGCCTCCATCTGCCAGTCCACTGTCCTCCACACCTTGAGGCTGTGGTCGTCGGCCTGGGAGGCGATGTACTTCCCTACTGGATCCCACGTCAGACCTTTGACCAGCCCGGTGTGTCCTTTCAGACAGGTCACCATCTCTGAAGACACAAAGGACAAAACTGGATTTCCATTCCTTTCTTTGGAGAAATATAACAAGGATATTTACATTTATAGTAAACTGAGATGCTGAACTACTCCTTCCAAGACTCCACACGCCCAAAAATGCTCATTTTGAATCTTCatttctgtgcagctgtgatcaGTCACTTCTTACAAATGAACTGAAAGAACAACTctcacacctgaaacacacgaACAGCTGTCAGTTCTGCCTTTGCAGGAGTTTGTGAGCTGACGAGCTGAGCTGTGGTTTCCGTCTCCTACCTGGGAATTTGCGCGCGTTCCAGATGACAATGGTGTTGTCCACGCTGCAGGAGGCCAGCCACACGTCGTGAGGAGACCACGCCACGTCCATCACATCTGCAAACAAAGCACGCACGGTGAAATCACTGCAGAGTCTGCAGACATGGCACTCACTGTGTGCTGATATGAATGTGggcacacaggtgagaagcagACTCAAAAGAGAGGGGCTGTCTTACCTCCGGTGTGGTTCCTCAGGATGGTCACACACCTCCATTGCTCCACATTGGCCAGCTTACTGCTCGACCCGAACACCGTGCTCGGGCCGATGAATCTTTACAGGAAGCGCACAGAGTCAGTCAGAACGTGTGTAACAGTGGCTCATGGTGAAGTATTGGAGAGTGTTGTGTTTGAGTGTACGTACGCTGCTCTCTTCCACACCATGACCAGCTTGTCGTCCCCTCCTGAGGCCAGGTACAGCCCATTGTTGGACCAGCGGACACAGTTCACACAGGCTGCAAGAGACGAACAAACGCTGCTGCTCAGTCGGGTTATAAATACAGCTGGGATGGCGTTCTGCTGAGGA
The genomic region above belongs to Parambassis ranga chromosome 9, fParRan2.1, whole genome shotgun sequence and contains:
- the hira gene encoding protein HIRA isoform X1 → MKLLKPSWVSHNGKPIFSVDIHPDGTKFATGGQGEDSGKVMIWNMAPVLREEDEKNENVPKMLCQMDNHLACVNCVRWSNNGLYLASGGDDKLVMVWKRAAFIGPSTVFGSSSKLANVEQWRCVTILRNHTGDVMDVAWSPHDVWLASCSVDNTIVIWNARKFPEMVTCLKGHTGLVKGLTWDPVGKYIASQADDHSLKVWRTVDWQMEANITKPFSECGGTTHVLRLSWSPDGQYLVSAHAMNNSGPTAQIVERDGWKTNMDFVGHRKAVTVVKFNPKIFKKKQKNGSSPKPSCPYCCCAVGSKDRSLSVWLTSLKRPLVVIHDLFDKSIMDISWTLTGLGMLVCSMDGTVAYLDFSLDELGDPLSEEEKNSIHQNIYGKSLAITSTEAQLSTTIIENPEMLKYQQERQNTAQANAGQGNAGPESSAPKLNSVMNGESLEDIRKNLLKKQVETRTADGRRRITPLCIAQLDTGDFSPALFNSAPILPSGSSMSNQLTPQLSSDSNPGQASSLGLRPSHEPMLTSPPSNSAAKGLEDNNDGVKSSLLLTSASKIEPMKALDSRFTERSKATPGVTAAISSTAGLTPLDSRPKEPISTLKDIKTKEETSSDSEDKMASINKNLAFSKRKPELLMDRGEVVEKRKKGRPRKDKMAATIPQPFTQITPPAEREPSRVAAPPAPVAVLKLPTPSTQKAFSLQVSMEPSVFLEVENEVSMVAGSKLSQLRCSRDGRDWNTLLPSSVVAAAGSSDIIAVACEDRMMSVFSSCGRRLLPAIQLATPVSALHCSAHFVMVLTAGATLSVWDVHKQKALVKNESLSTILSGADTTVSQSLLTQQGVPVIGLSNGKSYCFSSSLETWTLIADKGDSLVQCADFRSCLPTHDAPVSSGPLAVMQGRNLNAGRLASRLSSTPHHLQQTMTLAFLENQLASALTLQSAQEYRYWLLIYARFLVNEGSEYRLRELCKELLGPVHKSAATSWEPTTLGLRKRELLREVLPVIGENLRFQRLFTEYQDQLELLRIK
- the hira gene encoding protein HIRA isoform X2; protein product: MKLLKPSWVSHNGKPIFSVDIHPDGTKFATGGQGEDSGKVMIWNMAPVLREEDEKNENVPKMLCQMDNHLACVNCVRWSNNGLYLASGGDDKLVMVWKRAAFIGPSTVFGSSSKLANVEQWRCVTILRNHTGDVMDVAWSPHDVWLASCSVDNTIVIWNARKFPEMVTCLKGHTGLVKGLTWDPVGKYIASQADDHSLKVWRTVDWQMEANITKPFSECGGTTHVLRLSWSPDGQYLVSAHAMNNSGPTAQIVERDGWKTNMDFVGHRKAVTVVKFNPKIFKKKQKNGSSPKPSCPYCCCAVGSKDRSLSVWLTSLKRPLVVIHDLFDKSIMDISWTLTGLGMLVCSMDGTVAYLDFSLDELGDPLSEEEKNSIHQNIYGKSLAITSTEAQLSTTIIENPEMLKYQQERQNTAQANAGQGNAGPESSAPKLNSVMNGESLEDIRKNLLKKQVETRTADGRRRITPLCIAQLDTGDFSPALFNSAPILPSGSSMSNQLTPQLSSDSNPGQASSLGLRPSHEPMLTSPPSNSAAKGLEDNNDGVKSSLLLTSASKIEPMKALDSRFTERSKATPGVTAAISSTAGLTPLDRPKEPISTLKDIKTKEETSSDSEDKMASINKNLAFSKRKPELLMDRGEVVEKRKKGRPRKDKMAATIPQPFTQITPPAEREPSRVAAPPAPVAVLKLPTPSTQKAFSLQVSMEPSVFLEVENEVSMVAGSKLSQLRCSRDGRDWNTLLPSSVVAAAGSSDIIAVACEDRMMSVFSSCGRRLLPAIQLATPVSALHCSAHFVMVLTAGATLSVWDVHKQKALVKNESLSTILSGADTTVSQSLLTQQGVPVIGLSNGKSYCFSSSLETWTLIADKGDSLVQCADFRSCLPTHDAPVSSGPLAVMQGRNLNAGRLASRLSSTPHHLQQTMTLAFLENQLASALTLQSAQEYRYWLLIYARFLVNEGSEYRLRELCKELLGPVHKSAATSWEPTTLGLRKRELLREVLPVIGENLRFQRLFTEYQDQLELLRIK